TTCCATTTCGTTATCTCCAGTTTCATCTGCAATTTCCTCTTCAGAATTAACGAGTTGGCAAATTTCATCGTCAGTAAGCTCATGTTCACAATCGTCACCATTAGCCCATTCATCAGTATCATTCTTCTCGACGTTTGCACAACCAGGGATTTGCTCCATCATGCTATACAAATCTATATTGTCTAGAACTTCATCGCTTTGGCTGTCAGAATTCAGAATTTTTGCCCATGATTTCTGTATTGTGGACCTTTGAATAGCATCCCAAGCTTGAGCTGACCAGtaaatcacatttttcatGTTAATCGCAAGTAAGCACTCCTTAAATGTCTTGTTGTTACTGCTATTTTCTAGAAGTGTTTGAAGTAAGAAACGCCGGTAGTGACGTTTGAGTGTTTCTAATACTCCTTGATCCATTGGTTGTGCAATGAAAGTCACATTTGGtggaaaaaatttcacaacGATATTTCCACTTTTCAGAATTGACTCGTTTGGGTGAGATGGAGCATTGTCGAGTAAAAGAATCGCTTTTCTGAGaagtccatttttttttcaagaatcttTCAACTGAAGGAACAAATTTGTCGAAAAaccatttttgaaaaagatcgCTACTCATCCAAGCATTCTTCTGATGAGCGTAGTACACTGGTAAAGCAGCAGGTTTTATGTGTTTGATCGCTCTAGGTTTAGCTGATTTTCCAATACACATTAATGGAAGTTTGTGTGTTCCCGATGCATTACTACACGCTAAAATAGTAAttctttccttatttttttttgtatcccGGAGCAGTTGATTCTTCTCTCACAGCTAGTGTTTTGGAAGACatcattttgtaatttacGCCAGTCTCATCGCAATTGTAAATTTGATCTCTCGTGTAACCTTCTTCTGTAACAAGCTTATTGAATTCTTCTCTAAACTGATTCATTCCACTTCCATCAGCTGATAATTTTTCGCCACAAATATTTAACTGACGAATACCGTGCCTCTTTTTCCACCTATCCAACCATCCACTGCTTGCAGTAAAAGTCTCACTTTCGTTAGGAAACTGTTTCGCAAACATTATAGCCTTTTGCTGTAAAATTGGGCCTggagaggagaaagagaaaaaagggTAATTTCTGCAAGTGTTCATTGGCATAGTATTGTATGGAACAGAAATTCGCGAATCtccattaaatttatcaaacattGATTCAAAGCATACCTGATATGGGTAGTCCCTTTTCTCTCAGTTGAGTGAACCATAAGAATAAAGCTCTGtctattttatcatattctgCAGTTTTCATTGTTTTACGATTTGTCATCGCATTGCATGATTTAGTTGCAAATCTTTCCAAATCGGCTCGCTTCCGACGCCAATCGCCTACGGTGGTCTCTCCTAAATCAGCCGcgatttttcgaataatttcgCCACTATCCAATCTTTTTATTGCTTCTAATTTCTGCTCCACACTCACCACAATTTTTTTCCGTTTCTGAGCCATCACGACTCTAGGATCGGAACTGCTGCATTTGGTTTATAACACACAAGCTTGTACAAGTTTATGCATGTTGAAACAAAATAGCAACAACAAACTATACATACATACTTCGCGCGCCTACATGGCTTTGCTCCGTATTATTCGAGTTTTTCTGTATTATCCGAGCTACCGCCTCGGTTAATGCGGAGTGCTCGGATGAATTTAGTGCCTCGGATTACGCGGAGTGTCGGTTAATCGAAGCTCGGATAAACGAGGTTCTACTGTAGCTCTCTTCCATGGCGACGAGAAACCAAATTCACATGAGTTTTTATccgattttattaatgaatgtATTCACTTATCATGCAatggaattataattaactcaatttgttgtaattttaaagttttaatgttAATCTGTGACACACCAGCAAAATCACTTGTTCTAGCTACTAAAGGCCATTTCGGGTATTATTCGTGTCCAAAATGCACAATAACAGAGGATATGTACAATAATGTAATGTGTTTCATTGAAACTGATTGCACTAAGAGAACTGATACTTCATTCCGAAATAAAGAACAACCTGAACATCATACTGGTTCAAGCAGTTTATTAAACTTACCAAATTTTGATATGATTAACAATGTTCCCGTAGACTACATGCATGCGCTTTTATTAGGTGCATGCAAGAGGCTTTTGTGCCATAATCGGTACGGCTGGATTTCTGGAAAACCTCCACATAAATTGTatgcccgaaatgtgcaaaaaatatcgCAACAGTTgtcgatattaaaaaaatatatttcatgcaaattttcttgtaaaacaaGATCAATAGAAGAGTGTAAAAGATTCAAAGgcacagaatttttttttttttttattgtacagtGGTCCATTAgtgttaaagaaaatattaccaacatctatacagggtgattcagaaCAACCCAGGTGTCCTTGCACAGACGTATTCCTGAgttaattctgagacgatttttcctttacaaaaaCTTTGTCCGCagcttatttttcaagttataaaagaaaaaagttatcaaatcacGGGACGAATACAGAAGATAGGCAGGAGCGGCGCAACTCCATTCGACACGGGTGATTACGGGACGCACGTTGCGATCAAACACACGTGATGAAACACGCgccacacacgcacgcacgcacgcgcgcacgcacgcacgtgtGCATgcataacaattttatatttttaaataaaataaaaaaatcagaaaagcttactattataatatataatctaatttGCATGTTCTTTTTAGGTTATATGTGACTgcagtttaaaatttttgcattgttATGCTGGACAAGTTGGTTCCATACATGACATGAGAGTCTATCGCTTATCGGGTTTTCAAAAGATGtgcacagaaaaaaattttccagaaGATAGTCATCTGTTAGAAGATGCTGTATATGGaatccaaaaatatataatggtTCCTTACCGAGATAATGGGCATTTGACAGAAACAGAAGTAacatacaataaaatacatttttctgcGCGTATGATTGTAGAAAGGTCACTGGGACTCTTAAAAGGAAGATTCAGAAGTATTTTTGATACTTTGCCAATGACCAGGACAGATTTAGTAGCTAAATATGTAGTAGTTTGTTGCATTTTGCATAACATCTGTTTGTTACATAATGACATTATAGAAATACCAATAATAGTAAATGAAACGCAGTTTGAACCGAATCGTGATACTAT
This DNA window, taken from Linepithema humile isolate Giens D197 chromosome 7, Lhum_UNIL_v1.0, whole genome shotgun sequence, encodes the following:
- the LOC137001204 gene encoding jerky protein homolog-like; translated protein: MDQGVLETLKRHYRRFLLQTLLENSSNNKTFKECLLAINMKNVIYWSAQAWDAIQRSTIQKSWAKILNSDSQSDEVLDNIDLYSMMEQIPGCANVEKNDTDEWANGDDCEHELTDDEICQLVNSEEEIADETGDNEMEESQYVNHEEGLNALELTLKYVEEQSEATASDLLLIKRWRDIAAKKRMSKLNSLVLLTLLSQ
- the LOC105671559 gene encoding jerky protein homolog-like, with product MAQKRKKIVVSVEQKLEAIKRLDSGEIIRKIAADLGETTVGDWRRKRADLERFATKSCNAMTNRKTMKTAEYDKIDRALFLWFTQLREKGLPISGPILQQKAIMFAKQFPNESETFTASSGWLDRWKKRHGIRQLNICGEKLSADGSGMNQFREEFNKLVTEEGYTRDQIYNCDETGVNYKMMSSKTLAVREESTAPGYKKK